DNA from Actinoplanes sp. SE50/110:
CGGCGCACGGGATCACCGCCAACGCGCTGTCCTGGGCGGCGGTCGCCCGTGCCCTGGGGGGCAAGGTGCACCTGGTGGCGCCCGATCTGCGAGGCCGGGGGTTCAGCGCGCAGCTGCCCGGGCCGTACGGGATGGATACCCATGCCGACGACCTCGTGGCGATCGCCGACTATTTCGGGATTTCTCGGGTGCCGCTGGTCGGGCATTCGATGGGCGGGTTCGTGGTCGCCGCGACTGCCGGGAAACATCCCGAGCGGGTGGGTCCGGTGCTGCTCGTGGATGGTGGGATTGCTCTGGGTGTGCCGGCCGCCATCGACGTCGACGTGGCCCTGGAGGCGGTGATCGGCCCGGCTATGCGACGACTTTCCATGAATTTCGACTCTGAAGATTCTTACGTCGCTTATTTCCGGGCAAATCCGGCATTGGGTCGCTACTGGAGCGCGGACCTGGAAGCGTACATTCTGCGCGACTTCACCGGCACCGGCTCCACCTGCAACCTCGCGGCGGTCCGCGGCGACGCCGCCGACATGCTCCGCAACCCGCGCCCGGCCCCGTTCCCCCTGCTCTGGGCCCCGCGCGGACTGGCCGACGAGGACACCGGCCTCTACCGCGCCGACCAGCTCACCGGCGTCGACGCCGAACCCGTCCCGGACGTCAACCACTACACGATCCTCACCGCCGGCGCCGGCCATGTCGCCTCACGCCTGCTCGCCCTGCTCTGACCCACGACGCAGGCCGCGGATCGGGCGGATCGCCAGCAGCAGCGCCACCACCACCAGCGTGACCAGCGTGGCGAGCAGCATCAGGTCCCGGGGTGGCACCACGGTGGTGAGCGGGCCGGCCAGCGCCTGCCCGACCGCCACCCCGGACACCGACCCGGCCATCTCGTACGCGGTGACCCGGTTCAGCACCTCCCCGGGCACCCGGGTCTGCACACTGGTCGACCACATCACCGACCAGAACGCCCAGGCCGCGCCGCCGATCAGGTGCCCGGCGGCCAGGACCGGCAGCGGCGGGGTCAGCGCCACCGAGAACGGGATCGCGGCGAATCCGATCAGCGCGACCGCCCCGGCGGCGAGCGGCCGGCGCGGACGCAGCCGGATCGCGGCGAGACCGCCCAGCACGGTGCCGGCGCCCAGGGCGGCCATCGTCGTGCCGTACGCCGCGTCGCCCAGCCGCCCGCCGACCAGCTGCGCGGCGAGCGGGATGTACGGGCCGAAGACGAGCAGCCCGAACAGCATCCAGATCAGGATCACCGACCACATCCAGATGCGGGACCGGAACTCGGTCCAGCCGTGCCGCAGGTCGCGCAGCAGGGTGGCGGACCCGCGGGCGGCCACCGGGGAGATCCGGATCAGGGCCAGGCAGAGCCCGCTGATCACGAAGGTGGCGGCGTCCACCGCGTAGACCGGGGCCGCCCCGGCGACCGCGGTCAGGATGCCGGCCAGCACCGGGCCGCCCAGCTGGGTGGCGGCGTCGGCGACCTTCAGGGTGGCATTGGCCCGCTGCGGATCCCGGGCGATCAGCGGCACCATGCCGTTGACCCCGGGCTGGAACATGGCCGCCGACACCCCGGACACCGCGGACGCGGCCAGCAGCAGCCACAGCGGCGGCGTCCCGGTCAGGAAGGCGACCGCGACCACGCCCTGGCTGACCGCGCGCACCGCGTCCGCGCCGATCATCATGGTCCGTGCGCCGATCCGGTCGGCGAACACCCCGCCGACCACGATGAACAGCACGAACGGCGCGGTGAAGACGGCCAGCACATAGCCGACACCGGCCACCCCGTACAGCGCGCCGACCGCGAGCGCGGCCGCCACCGGCATCATCGCGTCACCGAGCAGCGACACCGCCCGCGCGGTGAAGTACAGCCGGAAGTCCCTGGTCCACAGCGCCGGCGGAGCGCTGGTCACGCACAAATCCATGATCAGGATCCTGGTCGGCGGGGGTGGGGCGGCGCAGGGGCCGGGCCCGCCAACATTGAGTACATTCACGCCATGCCGCATCGTGTCGTTGCCTTGGTGGGGCCGGTGCTGGAGCTGTTCCCGGTGACCGCCGCCGCCGCGGTGTTCGGCGACCACGGGCCCGACCTCCCGCGGCACTACTCGTTCCGGATGTGCGCCGAGCGGCCCGGCCCGATCCCCACCACGCTGGGCACCGAGATCGTCGTCCCGGACGGGTTGGCGGCGCTGGACGACGCCGGCACCGTGCTGATCGCCGGCTGGACCCCGGGCCCGCACTTCTCCGCCGAGCTGGGCGACGCGGTGCTGGCCGCGCACGCCCGCGGCGCCCGGATCGTCGCGGTGAGCTGCGCCGTCTACATCCCGGCCCGGCTCGGCCTGCTCGACGGCCGGCGCGCCTCGGTCCACTGGGAGTGCACCGACGACCTGGCCCGGCGCTACCCGCAGCTGTTCGCGGACGGGTCGATCCTCTACACCGACCACGGTGACGTCGCCACGGCCGGAGCGACCGCGGCCACCGTCGACCTGTGCCTCGCCCAGGTCGGCCGGGAGCACGGCGCGGGCCTGGCGATCCGGATCGCCCGGCAGCTCTCCGCCGGCCCGCCGCGCACCGGCTGCCAGCGTCAGGGCCCCGCCCCGGCGTCGCCCGGCCCGGCGCCGGATTCGCTGGCCCCGCTGCTCGACTGGGTGGTGGCCAACCTCGACCGGCCGCTCACCGTCCGGGACATGGCGGCCCGCTCCGGGATGTCCGAGCGCACGGTGACCCGGCACTTCCTGGAGCAGCTCGGCGTCCCGCCCGGGCGGTGGCTGCTCGACCAGCGGATCGCCTCGACCCGGGCGCTGCTGGAGGAGACCGACCTGCCGGTCGAGACGATCGCCACCCGGGTCGGCCTCTCCTCGGCGGTGAACCTGCGCCGGCGCTTCCGGAACGCCCTGGCGACCACCCCGGCGGCGTACCGCCGCATGTTCCGGACCCGGGTGTGACACCCCGGATGTTTCCGCGGCACGGGATACGCCCCGGGGCGGACGCCGCACCGGCCCGCCCGGCGGAAGATCGGGGTCATGCCCCACCGGCGCACCACCCTGCTGTTGCCGGCCGCGATCATCTTCGGTCTCGTGCTCGCGTTGCCGTACCTGAGCCTGGACCCGGCCCGCAGCCGGATCCCGGTCC
Protein-coding regions in this window:
- a CDS encoding GlxA family transcriptional regulator → MPHRVVALVGPVLELFPVTAAAAVFGDHGPDLPRHYSFRMCAERPGPIPTTLGTEIVVPDGLAALDDAGTVLIAGWTPGPHFSAELGDAVLAAHARGARIVAVSCAVYIPARLGLLDGRRASVHWECTDDLARRYPQLFADGSILYTDHGDVATAGATAATVDLCLAQVGREHGAGLAIRIARQLSAGPPRTGCQRQGPAPASPGPAPDSLAPLLDWVVANLDRPLTVRDMAARSGMSERTVTRHFLEQLGVPPGRWLLDQRIASTRALLEETDLPVETIATRVGLSSAVNLRRRFRNALATTPAAYRRMFRTRV
- a CDS encoding MFS transporter, with protein sequence MTSAPPALWTRDFRLYFTARAVSLLGDAMMPVAAALAVGALYGVAGVGYVLAVFTAPFVLFIVVGGVFADRIGARTMMIGADAVRAVSQGVVAVAFLTGTPPLWLLLAASAVSGVSAAMFQPGVNGMVPLIARDPQRANATLKVADAATQLGGPVLAGILTAVAGAAPVYAVDAATFVISGLCLALIRISPVAARGSATLLRDLRHGWTEFRSRIWMWSVILIWMLFGLLVFGPYIPLAAQLVGGRLGDAAYGTTMAALGAGTVLGGLAAIRLRPRRPLAAGAVALIGFAAIPFSVALTPPLPVLAAGHLIGGAAWAFWSVMWSTSVQTRVPGEVLNRVTAYEMAGSVSGVAVGQALAGPLTTVVPPRDLMLLATLVTLVVVALLLAIRPIRGLRRGSEQGEQA
- a CDS encoding alpha/beta fold hydrolase, coding for MDEVDIPVAGGALRAVSWPGDGPLVIAAHGITANALSWAAVARALGGKVHLVAPDLRGRGFSAQLPGPYGMDTHADDLVAIADYFGISRVPLVGHSMGGFVVAATAGKHPERVGPVLLVDGGIALGVPAAIDVDVALEAVIGPAMRRLSMNFDSEDSYVAYFRANPALGRYWSADLEAYILRDFTGTGSTCNLAAVRGDAADMLRNPRPAPFPLLWAPRGLADEDTGLYRADQLTGVDAEPVPDVNHYTILTAGAGHVASRLLALL